The Streptomyces sp. R28 region GGCACCGTCCTGCACGCCCTGGCCGCCTTCGCCGCCGACCCCGGCCGCCGCATCGGCCCCCTGGTCACCCCGGACGAGCGGGAGGTGCTGGAGCTGGACTCGGGTGTCGTGTGGGAGCGTCTCGGCCATGTTCCCGGCACCGATGTCGACTTCCTGCAGGTGACGTACCGGCCCGGCGGCGCCTCCTCCAGCTCCGGCGGCCTCATGCGCCACGCGGGCACCGAGTACGGCTGTCTGACCTCGGGCGAACTGATCCTCACCCTCGGTTTCGACGAGTACACGCTGCGCCCCGGCGACGCAGTCTGCTTCGAGTCGACGATCCCGCACCGCTACCGCAATGATGGTGACGTACCGGCCGTGGGCGTCTGGTTCGTGTTCAGTGACACTTGACACTCGCGGCGCGCGGTCGTTCACTCCGAAGTGGGGGTGTTCGCCATGGCGATCCGCACATTCGGACCCAACGCCGTCGACTGGGAAGAGCGCGTCGACCTGGACCGGCTGCGCAGGCAGCGGCTGGCCCGTCTCAACGAGACCCTGAATCGCTCCGAGCTGGGCGCGGTGCTCAGCTTCGACTTCGCCAACATCCGCTACATGACCGCCACGCACATCGGCACCTGGGCGATGGACAAGCTGATCCGCTTCGCCCTGCTGGTGCGCGGCGGCGAACCGATCGTCTGGGACTTCGGCTCCGCCGCCCGGCACCACCAGCTCTACAACCCGTGGCTCGACTACAGCGACGGCAAGGAGGGCGGTCCGCCGACCGGCGCCCGCGCCGGCATCTCCACACTCCGCGGCGCCTTCCACCCGGAGGCCGGGATCGCCCAGGACGTCGCCGCGAAGATCGCCGCCGAGCTGCGCGAACACGGCCTGGCGGGCGAGCCGCTCGGCATCGACGTCGCCGAGATGCCGGTCCTCACCGCCCTGCGCGCGGAGGGCATCGAGGTGGTCGACGGACAGCAGGTCTTCCTGGAGGCCCGCCGCATCAAGACACCGGACGAGATCTCCCTGCTCACTCAGGCCTGCGCCATGGTCGACGCGGCGTACGAGGAGCTGTACGGCTACCTGCGCCCCGGCGTGCGCGAGAACGAGTGCGTCGGGGTGGTCAGCAAGGTGCTGTACGACCTCGGCAGCGAGTACGTCGAGGGGGTCAACGCGATCTCCGGCGAGCGCTGTTCACCCCACCCGCACGTCTACAGCGACCGCCTCATCCGCCCCGGCGACCCGGCCTTCTTCGACATCCTGCACAGCCACCTCGGCTACCGCACCTGCTACTACCGCACGTTCGCCGTCGGCAGCGCTTCCAGCGCCCAGCGC contains the following coding sequences:
- a CDS encoding helix-turn-helix domain-containing protein; this translates as MSPAAVPSLGARIRHARLARGLSLRGLAREVGVSASLVSQIENGKSQPSVSTLYAITTALGISVESLFDAGEATTVRPVAAAPGTAAGAAPGAVAGAAPGPAPRTAPRTAPGAAPGAALSAAPGTVLHALAAFAADPGRRIGPLVTPDEREVLELDSGVVWERLGHVPGTDVDFLQVTYRPGGASSSSGGLMRHAGTEYGCLTSGELILTLGFDEYTLRPGDAVCFESTIPHRYRNDGDVPAVGVWFVFSDT
- a CDS encoding M24 family metallopeptidase, whose translation is MAIRTFGPNAVDWEERVDLDRLRRQRLARLNETLNRSELGAVLSFDFANIRYMTATHIGTWAMDKLIRFALLVRGGEPIVWDFGSAARHHQLYNPWLDYSDGKEGGPPTGARAGISTLRGAFHPEAGIAQDVAAKIAAELREHGLAGEPLGIDVAEMPVLTALRAEGIEVVDGQQVFLEARRIKTPDEISLLTQACAMVDAAYEELYGYLRPGVRENECVGVVSKVLYDLGSEYVEGVNAISGERCSPHPHVYSDRLIRPGDPAFFDILHSHLGYRTCYYRTFAVGSASSAQRDAYVRCREYMDQAIALVRPGATTADIVQVWPRAEEFGFADETAAFALQYGHGVGLSIWEKPIFSRLVSLDHPEVLEEGMVFALETYWPAADGWSAARIEEELVVTADGCEVITKFPAEELLVAGRKYWTVGGELNTRRESQSHLNTGRAAQAALDTPRGDGTH